A genomic stretch from Asterias rubens chromosome 19, eAstRub1.3, whole genome shotgun sequence includes:
- the LOC117303449 gene encoding glutamate--cysteine ligase regulatory subunit-like, which yields MGTQGPACFPGASLMYISPGNIINYHNLKKSIPKTSTDELKLALTNALLKSPTISAARDAITNNDSEVVTFTEPGARIELDNCNSAENVKVTVKVMLSNADLGIATQAVTMALKELGVSKLDVVLLAMPARPFDEDLTIDHYKPVWSELEQLVKDGKIKMLGVCDLDLAMLTELQSWAQVRPTTNQMNQASCCAIPPALKEFAAENTIQLIAHSDPSDILPPEQFQEVLRSHYPEELDSAAWHPSWVLRYTALIRNRGIITSKGYILRAQRVLPLA from the exons ATGGGTACTCAAGGACCTGCCTGCTTCCCTGGAGCATCTCTGATGTACATCAGTCCTGGCAACATCATCAACTATCACAACCTCAAGAAGAGCATCCCTAAGACGTCTACTGATGAG cTCAAGCTAGCACTGACAAATGCACTGTTAAAGTCGCCGACGATTTCAGCGGCCCGCGATGCGATCACCAACAATGACAGTGAGGTGGTTACGTTCACTGAGCCGGGAGCCAGGATCGAGTTGGACAATTGCAACAGCGCAGAGAACGTCAAGGTCACAGTGAAAGTGATGCTGAGTAACGCAGACTTGGGAATCGCCACGCAAGCTGTGACGATGG cTTTGAAGGAGCTTGGTGTGAGTAAGTTAGACGTCGTTTTACTCGCCATGCCAGCGAGACCATTCGATGAAGACCTGACCATTGACCACTACAAGCCGGTCTGGTCTGAGCTGGAACAACTTGTGAAAGACGGCAAGATTAAGATGCTGGGTGTTTGTGATCTAGATTTGGCTATGTTGACGGAGCTACAGTCATGGGCACAA GTGAGACCTACGACAAATCAGATGAACCAAGCATCCTGTTGTGCAATTCCCCCCGCGCTAAAGGAATTTGCAGCGGAGAACACAATCCAGCTCATAGCTCATTCAGATCCTAGCG ATATCCTTCCACCGGAGCAGTTCCAGGAGGTCTTACGATCTCACTACCCTGAAGAGCTGGACTCAGCGGCCTGGCACCCGTCGTGGGTGCTTCGTTACACCGCGCTGATTCGGAACAGGGGTATTATCACATCAAAAGGATACATTCTACGGGCGCAACGAGTGCTACCATTGGCTTAG